One genomic window of Thermus islandicus DSM 21543 includes the following:
- a CDS encoding TIGR02710 family CRISPR-associated CARF protein: protein MKVLILTVGTTRDPLEVALAEHAPEGVVFLASQESHPVAAELLRDYGNSFRHHTLLLEDAESLLEAYQKALRALRKALEWEAKAIVADLTGGTKPMAAGLALALTGRGVVFSYVGGQQRDPGTSRVLSGHERLRLLEDPTARFGLREWAGFTRAWNGLNLGAASYELEELLKKPLSPSETRFYGAMKGVVEGLMEWDRFRHQEALRRLSAHLPVALAVAEAWGHGGKVRVLQALEDLLPHLEAIVKAGGKPTFALLQDLLANAARRAELGRFDDALARLYRALELVVEVDVYERLGLVLKDPTTWPEGFPEGLKERILKPRGLMDLLEAAFDLDLAFGQKGTLAQRLYGAKNRLQALLQKRHESILAHGTRPVEREDYERLWDFLAGLDERVTPLPPWPKF from the coding sequence ATGAAGGTCCTCATCCTCACCGTGGGGACCACCCGGGACCCCCTGGAGGTAGCCTTAGCCGAGCACGCCCCCGAGGGGGTGGTCTTCCTGGCCAGCCAGGAGAGCCACCCCGTGGCCGCAGAGCTTCTAAGGGACTACGGCAACTCCTTCCGCCACCACACCCTCCTCCTGGAGGACGCGGAAAGCCTCCTCGAGGCCTACCAAAAGGCCCTACGGGCCTTGAGGAAGGCCCTGGAGTGGGAGGCGAAGGCCATCGTGGCCGACCTCACCGGGGGCACCAAGCCCATGGCAGCGGGCCTCGCCCTGGCCCTCACGGGGAGGGGGGTGGTTTTCAGCTACGTGGGCGGGCAGCAACGGGACCCTGGCACAAGCCGGGTTCTCTCCGGCCACGAAAGGCTCCGTCTCCTCGAGGACCCCACGGCCCGCTTCGGCCTCCGGGAGTGGGCGGGCTTTACCCGAGCCTGGAACGGGCTGAACCTGGGAGCGGCCAGCTACGAGTTGGAAGAGCTCTTGAAAAAGCCCCTGTCCCCTTCGGAAACCCGCTTCTACGGGGCCATGAAGGGCGTAGTGGAGGGGCTTATGGAGTGGGACCGCTTCCGGCACCAGGAGGCTTTGAGGAGGCTTTCCGCCCACCTCCCCGTGGCCCTGGCGGTGGCCGAGGCCTGGGGGCATGGGGGCAAGGTGCGGGTGCTCCAGGCCCTGGAGGACCTCCTCCCCCACCTCGAGGCCATCGTGAAGGCCGGGGGCAAACCCACCTTCGCCCTCCTCCAGGACCTCCTGGCCAACGCCGCGCGCCGCGCCGAACTCGGCCGCTTTGACGACGCCTTAGCCCGGCTGTACCGGGCGCTGGAGCTCGTGGTGGAAGTAGACGTGTACGAACGCCTGGGCCTTGTCCTAAAAGACCCCACTACCTGGCCCGAAGGCTTTCCCGAGGGGCTAAAGGAACGCATCCTCAAGCCCAGAGGCCTCATGGACCTCCTGGAGGCGGCCTTTGACCTGGACCTGGCCTTCGGCCAGAAGGGCACCCTGGCCCAGCGCCTCTACGGAGCGAAGAACCGGCTCCAGGCCCTCCTCCAAAAGCGGCACGAGAGCATCCTGGCCCACGGCACAAGACCTGTGGAGCGGGAGGACTACGAGCGCCTGTGGGACTTCCTTGCCGGGCTGGACGAAAGGGTCACGCCCCTTCCCCCCTGGCCCAAGTTCTAG
- a CDS encoding C40 family peptidase — protein MRKVALVLAFGLALAQPTHTVAPGDTLFSLARRYGTTVEELMRLNGLASFLLQPGQVLRLPEKGRVHVVAPGDTLYSIARRYGTTVEELMRLNGLASAELKVGQRLLLPGGATALPQAQAESGPSPPPGGDTPPEDYDPESPLLRIVLRYLGVPYKYGANSPLALDCSAFVAQVYAELGVALPRTSREQYQLLSPVEEPRPGDLVFFSFGGKEVDHVGVYLGRKVFAHASSYGSRVVIESLEAPFYQKAYRGARRVMASPAPPPGPSAGR, from the coding sequence ATGCGAAAGGTGGCCTTGGTCCTGGCCTTCGGCCTTGCCCTGGCCCAGCCCACCCACACCGTGGCCCCCGGGGACACCCTCTTTTCCCTGGCGCGGCGCTATGGGACCACGGTGGAGGAGCTCATGCGCCTGAACGGGCTTGCGAGCTTCCTCCTCCAGCCCGGGCAGGTGCTCCGGCTTCCCGAGAAGGGCCGGGTGCACGTGGTGGCCCCCGGGGATACCCTTTATTCCATCGCCCGGCGCTACGGGACCACGGTGGAGGAGCTCATGCGCCTCAATGGCCTCGCCTCGGCGGAGCTCAAGGTGGGCCAGAGGCTTCTCCTTCCCGGGGGGGCCACCGCACTCCCCCAAGCCCAGGCCGAAAGCGGCCCCTCCCCGCCTCCGGGAGGCGATACCCCGCCCGAGGACTACGACCCGGAAAGCCCCCTCCTCCGAATCGTGCTCCGCTACCTGGGCGTGCCCTACAAGTACGGGGCGAACTCCCCTTTGGCCCTAGACTGCTCCGCCTTTGTGGCCCAGGTTTACGCCGAGCTGGGGGTGGCCCTGCCCCGGACCTCGAGGGAGCAGTACCAGCTCCTCTCCCCGGTAGAGGAGCCTCGCCCCGGGGACTTGGTCTTCTTCAGCTTCGGGGGGAAGGAGGTGGACCACGTGGGGGTCTACCTGGGCCGAAAGGTGTTCGCCCACGCCAGCAGTTACGGGAGCCGGGTGGTGATTGAGAGCCTCGAGGCGCCCTTCTATCAGAAGGCCTACCGGGGGGCGAGGCGGGTCATGGCCAGTCCGGCACCTCCCCCCGGGCCTTCCGCAGGGCGGTGA
- a CDS encoding nitroreductase family protein: protein MDLTPILAKRRSVRRFKPVPIPEEDLEKLLFALQRAPTDASAQLYSAIRIRDPRLREEIARLSGDQEHIRQAAEFFLLLADVHRLERLLAHRGQRMAFWPRTALHFALLDAGLAGAYLALTAEAMGYGVCFIGGVLNGIEALVDLLGLPPGVLPVAGLAVGVPDEEGPPRPRLPRRLVVHEDRYRPYAEEDLEEAYRAMAPYSRVGDWNRILRRYFAEGGTMEAREGPYGRTLARQGLDPDLPPGASFYSLGALLEEALEEARAVLFRKGEAWLEEEARAFRGEGRPGEALLTALRKARGEVPDWP, encoded by the coding sequence ATGGACCTCACCCCCATACTGGCGAAAAGGCGAAGCGTCCGCCGCTTCAAGCCCGTGCCCATCCCCGAGGAGGACTTAGAGAAGCTCCTCTTTGCCCTCCAGCGAGCCCCCACCGACGCCAGCGCCCAGCTCTACTCCGCAATCCGCATAAGGGACCCGAGGCTTAGGGAGGAGATCGCAAGGCTTTCCGGGGACCAGGAGCACATCCGACAGGCCGCCGAGTTCTTCCTCCTCCTGGCCGACGTCCACCGCCTCGAGCGCCTCCTCGCCCACCGGGGGCAGCGGATGGCCTTTTGGCCCAGGACCGCCCTCCACTTCGCCCTTTTGGACGCGGGGCTCGCCGGGGCCTACCTCGCCCTCACCGCCGAGGCCATGGGCTACGGGGTCTGCTTCATCGGTGGGGTGCTCAACGGCATTGAGGCCCTGGTGGACCTCCTCGGGCTTCCCCCTGGGGTCCTGCCGGTGGCGGGGCTCGCCGTGGGCGTGCCCGACGAGGAAGGCCCCCCTAGGCCTAGGCTTCCCCGGAGGCTCGTGGTCCACGAGGACCGCTACCGCCCCTACGCCGAGGAGGACCTGGAAGAGGCCTACCGGGCCATGGCCCCCTACAGCCGGGTAGGGGACTGGAACCGCATCCTGCGGCGCTACTTCGCCGAGGGGGGCACCATGGAGGCCAGGGAAGGGCCCTACGGCCGCACCCTTGCCCGGCAGGGCCTGGACCCGGACCTCCCCCCGGGGGCCTCCTTCTACTCCCTGGGGGCCCTCCTGGAGGAGGCCTTGGAGGAGGCCCGGGCCGTGCTTTTCCGCAAAGGCGAGGCCTGGCTGGAGGAAGAGGCGCGGGCCTTCCGGGGCGAGGGGAGGCCGGGGGAGGCCCTCCTCACCGCCCTGCGGAAGGCCCGGGGGGAGGTGCCGGACTGGCCATGA
- a CDS encoding nucleotidyltransferase domain-containing protein yields MASSALLRKLLQGLPIPLTRALLFGSRARGEALEESDWDLLVVSPAFRGMDYLSRVQLLYRLLPLRNVDYVALTPEEWEARKGEIGLVGEAAREGLVLLGEGTPVG; encoded by the coding sequence TTGGCCTCTAGCGCCCTGCTAAGAAAGCTCCTGCAAGGGCTTCCCATTCCCCTCACACGGGCGCTCCTTTTCGGATCCCGGGCCCGGGGCGAAGCCCTGGAGGAGAGCGACTGGGACCTCCTCGTGGTCTCCCCCGCCTTTCGGGGCATGGACTACCTGAGCCGGGTCCAGCTCCTGTACCGCCTCCTTCCCCTGAGGAACGTGGACTACGTGGCGCTCACCCCCGAGGAGTGGGAAGCCCGCAAGGGGGAGATCGGCCTTGTGGGGGAGGCCGCCCGGGAAGGCCTTGTCCTTCTGGGCGAAGGGACCCCAGTGGGTTGA